The nucleotide sequence CTGCGGACTGTGATAAGAACCGCCCACGCCCACCAGCGGCACCCGCACCCCGGCCAGCAACGCGATAATCGCCGGATCATCGAAATCCGCGATCACGCCATCCCCCAGCCAGTCGCGGATATTGTCGATGCGGCAGCGAAAATCCTCCTCGATGAAGATATCCCAGTCACACTGAGACGCCTGCAGGTATTCCCCTACGCCTTCAACCACCTGTCGGTCGTACACTTTGTTGGCATTGAACAGCAACGTAATACGGTAGCGTTTCTCAAACATGGCGATACGTTCTCTTCAGGCAGCGCGACGGTGGGCGTCGCCCCTTCTCCGGGCGAAATCCGGCGCGGAAACCGCGCCTTGCGCCTAAATAGCACGGCCGACCGATAGCCCCAAAATAATTTCCTTACTTTGCGAACTGTCTCGCTGATTTAAGCAGGAACAGAGTGCGCCCGCCGTAATCAGCGCCCGAATCAGGCCTTATGCTTGGTGGCGGTATCCATCCACACCGCCAGCAGCAAAATGCCGCCCTTGACGATGTACTGCCAGAAGGTGGGCACATCGAGCATGCTCATGCCGTTATCCAGCGATGCCATGATGAACGCCCCCATCACCGCGCCCGCCACGCTACCCACCCCGCCCGCCAGGCTGGTGCCGCCGATAACGCAGGCGGCGATGGCGTCCAGCTCCGCGATATTCCCGGCAGACGGCGACCCGGCGCCCAGTCGGGAGCTGAGCACCAGACCTGCGACCGCCACCATCAGGCCGTTGATGGCGAACACCGCCAGCTTGGTGCGCTCGACATTCACCCCCGACAGACGGGCTGCGTCGATATTGCCGCCAACGGCGTAAATCCGCCGCCCGAAAGCAGTACGCGCCGCCATGAACATGCCGCCCAGCATGATGAGCGTCAGCAACAGCACCGGCGTCGGTACGCCGCGATAATCATTGAGCAGATAGATGGCGCCCAGCACCAGCACCGCCATCAGCGACTGACGGGCGACATCGCCGGAAGCGGCCGCCACCGGCAGCGCCAGGCGCTGACGACGCAACCGCTGACGCCAGCGCCACGCCACAAACAACATCAGCCCGATAACGCCGAACAAAAATCCCACACCTTCCGGCAGATAACTCTGGCCAATCTGCGACATCGCCGGGCTGGTGGGCGATACCGTCGTCCCGTTGGTGATGCCTATCAGCACGCCGCGAAACGCCAGCATCCCCGCCAGCGTCACAATGAACGACGGCACGCGCCGGTACGCTACCCACCAGCCGTTCCAGGCGCCGAGCAACAGCCCCAAGAGCAGGGTCACCGCCACCGTCAGGGGCAACGGCCAGCCGTACCAGACGTCCAGAATCGCCGCCACGCCGCCCAGCAGCCCCATCATGGAACCGACCGACAGGTCAATCTCGGCGGAAATAATCACAAACACCATGCCCACCGCCAGAATGCCGGTGATGGCGGTCTGGCGTAGCAGGTTGGAAATGTTACGCGCGCTGAGGTACGCGCCGTCGGTCATGAAGGTGAAGAACAGCATGATGGCGACAATCGCCGCGATCATCACCAGCACCTGCAAATTGAAAGAACGGCGGCGCGGCGTTTCGCCGGAAGAAGCGGCCGGCGCGGTCGTACGGTCAGACAGCCAGGTTTTCAGCATAATGCTCACTCCTTAATGCGGCTTCCATCACCTGCTCCTGCGTCAGTCCCCGGTTGGGCAAATCCGCCTTGAGCCGCCCCTGATGCATCACCAGCACCCGGTCGCTCAGGCCCAGCACCTCGGGCAGTTCGGAGGAAATCACGATGACGGCGATCTGTTGCTTCACCAACTGGTTGATCAGTTTGTAGATTTCATATTTTGCGCCGATGTCGATCCCGCGGGTCGGTTCATCCAGAATCAGGATTTTCGGGCGCAACAGCAGGCATTTCGCCAGAATGGCCTTTTGCTGGTTGCCGCCGCTGAGGCGGGCAATCGCCAGTTCCGGCGACGCGGTTTTCACTTTCAGGTGGGCGATCGATTCCCGCAGGCTGTGCTGCTCATCGGCGTCCCGCAGCACCGACAACGCGCCGGCGAACTGGTCAAGCGCCGCCAGCGTGATGTTCTGCGCCACGCTCATCACCGGAATGATGCCGTCCTTCTTGCGATCTTCCGGCACCATAGCGATCCCCAACGCCATCGCCTGCCGACAGTGCCGGATAGCGACCGGTTTGCCTTCCACCCGGATATCGCCCTGCCATCGCCCCGGATACGCGCCGAACAGGCACTGAACCGTCTCGGTGCGCCCGGCGCCGACCAACCCGGCGATCCCCAGCACTTCGCCGCGGCGCAGGCTGAACGATACGTCGTCCACCCGGCGAATATGACGGTTCACCGGGTGCCAGGCGGTCAGATGCTCCACCCGCAGTACCTCTTCGCCGATATCATGCGGTTCGTTCGGATACAGCGCCGTCAGCTCTCGCCCCACCATCATGGCGATTATCTGATCCTCGCTGAGCGAGTCCGCCGGGCAGGTGCCGATGTGCCTGCCGTCGCGGATCACGCAGATCACGTCGGAAATCGCCTTGACCTCGTTGAGCTTGTGGGAGATGTAGATGCAGGCGATGCCGTGGTGACGCAGGTCGCGCACGATATCCAGCAAAACGCCGGTTTCCCGTTCGGTCAGCGACGCGGTCGGTTCATCGAGAATCAGCAAGCGCACCTGCTTGTTCAACGCTTTGGCTATCTCCACCAGTTGCTGTTGACCCAACCCCAGTTCGCCAACGCGGGTATTCGGGTCGATATCCAGCCTCACCTGCGCCAGCATG is from Dickeya dianthicola NCPPB 453 and encodes:
- the xylH gene encoding xylose ABC transporter permease XylH, whose protein sequence is MLKTWLSDRTTAPAASSGETPRRRSFNLQVLVMIAAIVAIMLFFTFMTDGAYLSARNISNLLRQTAITGILAVGMVFVIISAEIDLSVGSMMGLLGGVAAILDVWYGWPLPLTVAVTLLLGLLLGAWNGWWVAYRRVPSFIVTLAGMLAFRGVLIGITNGTTVSPTSPAMSQIGQSYLPEGVGFLFGVIGLMLFVAWRWRQRLRRQRLALPVAAASGDVARQSLMAVLVLGAIYLLNDYRGVPTPVLLLTLIMLGGMFMAARTAFGRRIYAVGGNIDAARLSGVNVERTKLAVFAINGLMVAVAGLVLSSRLGAGSPSAGNIAELDAIAACVIGGTSLAGGVGSVAGAVMGAFIMASLDNGMSMLDVPTFWQYIVKGGILLLAVWMDTATKHKA
- a CDS encoding xylose ABC transporter ATP-binding protein is translated as MPCLLEMKNITKAFGAVKAVDNVSLQLEAGQVLSLCGENGSGKSTLMKVLCAVYPYGSYEGSIRFAGDALRAGHIRDTEQKGIAIIHQELALVKEMTVLENIFLGNEWTRFGVMDYDAMYLRCQTMLAQVRLDIDPNTRVGELGLGQQQLVEIAKALNKQVRLLILDEPTASLTERETGVLLDIVRDLRHHGIACIYISHKLNEVKAISDVICVIRDGRHIGTCPADSLSEDQIIAMMVGRELTALYPNEPHDIGEEVLRVEHLTAWHPVNRHIRRVDDVSFSLRRGEVLGIAGLVGAGRTETVQCLFGAYPGRWQGDIRVEGKPVAIRHCRQAMALGIAMVPEDRKKDGIIPVMSVAQNITLAALDQFAGALSVLRDADEQHSLRESIAHLKVKTASPELAIARLSGGNQQKAILAKCLLLRPKILILDEPTRGIDIGAKYEIYKLINQLVKQQIAVIVISSELPEVLGLSDRVLVMHQGRLKADLPNRGLTQEQVMEAALRSEHYAENLAV